TCTCCAGTGCAGTAATTTacttgtaaatattatatatattatgagttTGAATTAAGGGGAATAAATAGCTTATAAATGGTAAAAGTGAGAAAGTCATGTGGTGTAGAAATGAATTATATGATTGTTTTGGTGGGGGGTGGAGgatataaaaaacataaaagcgTGGGCACATGAACATGCATGGATTACATGATgacaattttttctctttttcgcTGCACTAACACCAACAATTTCttactttatataattacttacTACTCATCTAAgatatttattcaaacttattagtatttgtttataataCAGGAAAGGACGTAGAGAATTAAGGATTTGGGATACATACGTCATTGGATTTCCTTCAGACTTTGACCTCTCTACACTAACCAAAATGACCCTTCATTCTACGTTGTCGATTCTCATGATATTCTTGAAGTTGCAGCGGACTGATTAATTTCTTACAGAAAAAATGTGGTTTGGCAGACAAATTCTTACATTCTCAGAGATTCTGTAAATCAATAAGAAGAGAAAACACGCCAactaagagagagagagagagagagagcaaggCACAAGTGAAGAATGATGAGGACGTTGAAAAGCAGCAGCATAAAGCAGAGAGCTAAAACCAggaacccaaaaaaaaaaaggacctTTTCTTCTTACATTCTCAGAGATTCTGTAAATCAATAAGAAGAGAAAACACGCCAactaagagagagagagagagagagagcaaggCACAAGTGAAGAATGATGAGGACGTTGAAAAGCAGCAGCATAAAGCAGAGAGCTAAAACCAggaacccaaaaaaaaaaaggacctTTTCTTTTGCAAACACAGCACACATCTTAGTGTACCACTGTTCACCAAAGTGGAAcacaacaagaaaaataaaagcatagcATACCACAGCATGCCAATATTACATCACTCACCAACCCCATGCTTTGGGATTTATAATGCATGCTCTACAATGCAAATCTGAAAAAGCTGAAATTTTCTCTGCTATTCTCCCACTACAAACAATCACTATTCTTGGATCCATAAAACCAGAGATCCCATCTTTCATCTTTCGTATATATCCCAATGCTTAATCTCCAGTGCTGATACTAAGGCACCACAGATtcttatatttcttgtttgaAGGCTGAAATATCAGTTTTCTTGTCTGCACAACTTATCCCACCACTAAATGGGTGCAAGGTGTTCCAAATTTTCCTTCTGCTGGTGGCATTCTCACCTCAAGCCCACTGTTCTTCAATCCTCTGATCTGGGTTTGTTTATTTATGCCTTCATCACAATCTTGATCGGTTTACTTTCTGTGGGTTAAAAGTGATATCTTTCTCATTTCATCCATTTGGGTTTTTAGAGAATGGGGAGAAAAATTCGTTTCCTAACTTCAGAGAGTTTAGCTGGGAGGAGCTGAAAGCTGCAACAAATGGGTTTTCTCCGGAAAACATTGTGTCTGAGCATGGCGAGAAGGCTCCTAATGTAGTTTACAAAGGCTTCCTTGAAAGTGAAGGATGGATTGCTGTTAAGCGCTTTAACAAGTCTGCTTGGCCTGATTCTCGCCAATTTCTTGTCAGTTAATTGTTTTAACAATTcttcttgttgttttcttaTCTTAAATACTAGATTGTGATGCATTTCCTCTGTATATAGTCATATGTtatatttgatcttttatGTCTGTCTGGCTTCTTCATGGGGTACCGTACAATGAGTTTGAAACTCTTTTAACAACCGACTAGTTTCAACGTTATATGCACTTATAGCCCTTCTGAAAAAGTTGTGTTATGGGCAGttgaacattttttttcttagttttaTAAGCAAGGATCAAGaacagttttttattttaagtaataGACTGGGtttacatttttgttttctgtttcgTCATgttattgttttgttttgcCATTGAAGGATGAGGCTAAGGCAGTGGGAAACCTGAGAAGTGAAAGGTTAGCAAATCTCGTCGGATGTTGCTTTGATGGGGAGGAGAGGTTGCTGGTGGCAGAATTTATGCCCAATGAGACTCTTGCCAAGCATTTATTTCACTGTGAGTTTCATATACCATTTCATTATGAACACAGAATTTTGAATCATATGTTTGTAAATTGTTTTTGAAGATTTATTTACATCTCCGATATTTGTTTGCAtttctattgtttttttaagcTGGCTAAGGATGGTTCCATGTTTCATGTTCAGTTTTCAATGgaaatatgtattttcaattttgtatagaTATTTGTGTGAGATGAGAATATTTTGGATTAGTTAATGAGATAATGTATTATATTGAACTATGTGtcaaaacaatatattttcaataggAATACGTATAAGTAAacatattttcactttattattatttcaaaaactgAAAACTGGAGATGAAAACACAGATAAACAGGCAATGTTTTGATTTTAGGATTTGGAATTATGCTCTTCCTGCCGTTTTTATAACTGTGTGAGAAAATTTGTTAGTATATGCCATGGATTAGTGTCTAATATATGTAAGTGGTTGGACCAAAATAGGGGAGAACCAACCAATGAAATGGGCAATGAGATTGAGGGTCGCTTTGTATCTGGCACAAGCTCTGGACTACTGCAGTAGTAGAGGTCGGGCGTTATATCATGATCTTAATGCTTACAGAGTCTTGTTTGATCAGGTGAAACTGGCTACACCTAAGCTTGCTATTTCTACTCAAATTTTGCAGTCTTATATTATGCTATTTACTCGTCTGTAGGACGGTAATCCCAGGCTCTCTTGCTTCGGCCTGATGAAAAATAGCAGAGATGGCAAAAGTTACAGTACAAACTTAGCTTTCACCCCTCCAGAGTACTTGAGAACTGGTATACATACTCAAATAGTAATATTCAACAATGTGCTGCATCTGGTGAACTCTGTAATCATGCACTGCAAAAGTCTTTATGGCTTTCATATCATGTGTCTTCCATCCCCCTTCCACTTCTCTTTCTGCCCAACATTCCACATTACATTCTTAGATTTAACTATTAGTGTGGCTTTCTGAGTTTCATCATGTCttcatgatttataattttcataacatCTATGTCCAGGAAGAGTAACTGCGGAGAGTGTGGTTTACAGCTTCGGAACCATGCTGCTAGATCTTCTAAGTGGCAAGCATATACCTCCAAGCCATGTATGTATTAGCTGAGCTTTTTTAACTATGCTGATATTTTAAGTCAAGGTTGATTGTAAAACCTTGAATGCATGAAATGTAGAGTACTTGTCAGCTGTTAGTTTTAGTGAGAACTGGATTTGATTCTCCGCTCTTATACTTCAGGCACTTGATCTCATCCGTGGCAAAAACTTTCTGATGCTAATGGATTCTTGCTTGGAGGGTCATTTCTCAAACGATGACGGAACAGAGTTGGTGCGCTTAGCAACCCGTTGCCTGCAATATGAAGCAAGAGAGAGGCCTAATGCCAAATCTCTAGTCACTTCTCTCATGTCTCTTCAGAAGGAAATTGAGGTATAAGTCAGAAACCTACAATGGCTATGTCATTTTCTAGCTTCAGACGAATTACTTTGTTGCTTTATTGAATTCCTCTGAAATTCCAAAAGAGGGTTTGAGCATCATTTTCATTTGCAAGAATTTCCTCTGAGATTGTAGAATATTGAAACTGTAGTGCTCTTCTAAAACATAGTATCCTGTTCAAATGCAGCTTGAAgcatatatcaaaataagaataatttgtattttgccaCATTTATATGTACGCATGGTCAAAAACTTCTTTAGTTTGTGAGCTGAGAAGAATAGTTTTCTTATTGTGTACAAGTCAGGTTCCTTCTTATGTTTTACTGGGAATTCCACAAGGAAATGCAAATGGAACTCAGCCATTACTGTTGACACCCATGGGTGAAGCATGTTTGAGAATGGATCTCACTGCCATACATGAAATATTGGATAAGGCTGGATATAAAGATGATGAAGGAATTGCCAATGAGGTTTGCACTTTCCTCTTCAAAGTTCAGCTTCTTATTTCCATGTCATCTAACTTTTAACTATTTAacatatatcatataaattttcttgcaCTATGTTgtaaatatatctaaattaaatGCTGGTTGCTGAACATGTGCAACTTTTAAGTTCCCTGCATATCTCAAGTTCTGTGCTGCATATGCATCTTCCTTGTCTTGCATAGGAAACACGAAATGTTGCTTATACTCTTGAGCCATATCCTATTATTGGCTCGATAATTTGAAGTAAAACCTGTCAAGTATATGATGAATGGAAGACACATGTATCTTCAATTTACATTTCAAAATGTAGCATATCTGCTGTCGTGGCCCCTGAATAGAATGTTTGGGGGAGAAGTTATTTGCATTTATTGCTCACAAGTTTTTAGGATTTCCTGATTCCAGCCACTCCCTTGCGGCATCAAAGTTGTAAATGTCAAAGTGAAAGGAAGTCTGTCATAGATATGATTTCATCTCTTCCCCAAAGTTGCATTTCATTCTCATGATATATTTATGAGTTATCTCTTGATGCAGCTATCTTTTCAAATGTGGACAAATCAAATGCAGGAGACCTTGAATTCCAAGAAGCAAGGGGATGCTGCTTTCCGAGCCAAGGATTTCGCTACTGCTATTGATTGCTACACACAGGTAACCCTACCATTTGAATAGTTTGTGGTACTGGCAATCAAGGGTTTGTCAGTTCAATCTGTTCAGAATTAGACTGAACAGACTTAGCTTAACCTGGTTGGTGGATTCTACAATGCCGTGTTCTATGAGCTGCATCTGCATCTTAATTTGAGTTTAACGATCAAGAGCCTGATCTTGTCGTTTCCTATGACAGTTCATTGATGGTGGGACAATGGTGTCGCCTACTGTATATGCTCGTCGCTGCTTATCTTATTTGATGAGTGATGTGCCTAATCAAGCTCTAGCGGATGCCATGCAAGCACTGGTAGTATCACCCGATTGGCCAACTGCTTTTCACCTTCAAGCGGTTTCACTCTTCATACTTGGAATGGAAAATGATGCGCAAGAATCGCTAAGGGAAGCCACAAATTTGGAAgccaaaagaaacaaaacctGAAAGTGTACAGATTTCTccttttgttaatttgattcTCATGTATTTAGCCTTCCAATCTCCGCCCTTGTTGGAAACCAGAGGgttatttgaaattgattgctaattttcattttttttgagttttgtAGACTTGAGCTCTCTTTTCATAAGCTCTTTGAATTGTTGAATGGAAATTCATTAGATTTCTGATCGATTCTCAAGCAATTCTTGCCTTGCAAAACATACCCTTTTCTTTGCGCCCTTCACTTCTCTTGTTCAGTTTCCATTTTGTAAGAGGTTAATGGTTGCAGTTAGTTACGGGCTGATTGATCCTGTTTAGGGTTATAACATAACCATCAACATCAAGTGATACAATATGAACAGTTTTAGTTGATTAGAGGGTTCGGGTTTCTTGACAGCTTCGTTGCTTTATGCAAACGCTTGAAAGCCTGATGTGTTCAGCACAAGACTACGTCATGCTTTTGATTCTgtcaaaaatatgaaatcagCCTCCAACGAATCTGGTTTGATTTTTGGTTAAGAACCTATAAGTTGTACAAATAATTTGCATCATTAAAACCCTGCcagattttctaaaataacaatttcGCCATGAAAGCTATCAGATTTTTGACAGATTTTGGCAATTGTAccaatatattatgaattagcTGCtgcaattaatatgaattcCATGAATTGTAAAACTAGTACCAAACTCTTCTCAAATACTTGGGATGACAATTTCcgtaaaaaaaaacaaaaaaaaaagtaattatcagCAGAAAAATGTTGATCTTTCTCACGTGATGTCTTTGCTGCATCGAAAGACTCCATGGAACAACAACTCGTTCTAAATCTAAAAAAGATCATCCAACTTGACTTACAAGTATGCCAAATAATACCTGTCagcttcaatttttatttgctgGAACTAAGTTGGCCCAATACAACATAATCGATGTATACTCTTCTTGGCTCAATAAAGCAAGTTCCTCTACATAGGAGGTCGATTGTTGCCTAGCAGTTGGCCAACTAAGTTAGTCACCTGCAGTAAATATATGAGCTCAGTCAGGAAGGGCTTTATATAGAACCACAGAAGTAAGCGGCTAAAAGATTGAGAAGACTACCAAGTAAAACTTCCTACGAACTAGAAAGATTATGTACACTCTTAAACTTCAGAGAGGTCTTTGAGATGCTACCTCCTGGTGCTCAAAACACCAGGTGTTGCATCTCCATACACATACCGACTGTGGGGATGAGTGTCAAGCATCAGAACAGTGGGTGTAGCATGGAAGTATCTCCTCAGAGATTTGCCTTTTAGCAGTAAGAATCCAGGAATAAGATCTACTTTAAAACACGAAATGAAATCTGGGGTTGACATACTCATATTGCTCCAAGGAATTGGTAATTTATAGAGTCACAGGATATATGCCTGGCAGCTGCATATACTTATAGAGGTCATCAATCACTAGATATTGTTCCAAGATACTTATAGGTATCAGAGAAAGATTCAAATCCTGAATAAAGTTGCaaatagtataattttaagttcAGTATTAGACAAGTGAGGACTCAAATAAAAGTCAGACAACAATGAGCCTTTCTAGCATTGAGGACTCAAATAAAGTTGGACAGTGATAAGAATCCTCTACTGCAAATCTGAAAGTGTTTAGAACATCTTTTGTTCTAAAACAGCATTGAGAATAAACTCTTCAACGATATTCCTTCAACCAAAAAATACTTCTTTCCCCTTAGAACTTATGATTGTTAAATTTCCACTATTAAGTTCTCTGAATCATAGAAGTACCCTGAAAATTAGCATGTTCTTCGATTGATACATTTACATTACATGAGGAGTTAGAATCATCATTCTGGTCTACGTAATCAATAATGATCCATCACTTGCAAAAGTGGCACTTATCTCAGTTTTCTGGGACAATAGGCCAGCAAGGAAACTCCTAAGAAAGAATACTGACGCCATTTATAACATACATAAGACTTCTCTTGTAAGCCCCTAATAGAGAagattgaaataattttaaatcaaggTAATAACAGACCACATGTACATCAGATCATTCTCATAcaggaaaattaataaataattaagttaacTGGCTCAAGAAAGTGTGAAAGCAATTCCATTGatatcattgaaaatttagaaGCTTATGATGAAAAAGCACAAATTCTCACACAAATCATTTAATGCTCAATGATAAATGAAGCCAAAGTGCAGAAACCAACTAATCACCTGCCAATATTTTGAAACACAGCGGTCAATGCAACTGTTTTCTCCCATGTTTAACTCAGAATCCTTGTACCTGAAAAGATAAGGGATTTATAGTCTATTGAGCAACCACGTTAGATGATTCTAATAgataaaactttttttaataattgatctAAATCATAAGATTTCTaacattcaattatataattcgcACTTCAAACAGGGGTCCGCAGTACGTACTTGTTCTCGATGCATTTGTTGAAACATGTGTGCGTGAGCCTGTATTAGAACAGAgatatcatcaaattaatgCATATCGAAACTCTAGCACTTCCCTACTTTTTGTTTCCAGCAATCTCTACCATTCCAGCTTTCATAAAATAAACGAGAAATAATAAACCCaccaataaaacaaaaatttattagaatatGGCAGTGCAAAAATGCTGAATTCGAAACTTCGCTTGTGGTGCATTTTTACAAACACAAAACAACTGTTACCTACTTGTTAAACATCTCCACCCTATACTCCATCTCCTTCTCCATCATCCCAATAATCTGCGGAGGAAAAAGACACAAAAGGGACATTAAATCCACCAATATCAGAAAGCCCACTACATAAAATCTGACCGTTTTACACGGGGTGTGTAGAGATCATAGAAGTACCTGTTCTCTCTCAAACGCAGAGGGGGTATTGCCTGCAGCCATTAGATCCGAAATGGAGAAACGGAGAGGGCTAATATAACGCAATTCCTTTGAAATCTAAAATATGagaatgaaattgagaaagagTTTGAACTTTAAGTAACAACGACGATCTTGAACAGGTGCACAGTAGA
The nucleotide sequence above comes from Sesamum indicum cultivar Zhongzhi No. 13 linkage group LG11, S_indicum_v1.0, whole genome shotgun sequence. Encoded proteins:
- the LOC105174512 gene encoding probable serine/threonine-protein kinase BSK3 isoform X1, whose amino-acid sequence is MGARCSKFSFCWWHSHLKPTVLQSSDLENGEKNSFPNFREFSWEELKAATNGFSPENIVSEHGEKAPNVVYKGFLESEGWIAVKRFNKSAWPDSRQFLDEAKAVGNLRSERLANLVGCCFDGEERLLVAEFMPNETLAKHLFHWENQPMKWAMRLRVALYLAQALDYCSSRGRALYHDLNAYRVLFDQDGNPRLSCFGLMKNSRDGKSYSTNLAFTPPEYLRTGRVTAESVVYSFGTMLLDLLSGKHIPPSHALDLIRGKNFLMLMDSCLEGHFSNDDGTELVRLATRCLQYEARERPNAKSLVTSLMSLQKEIEVPSYVLLGIPQGNANGTQPLLLTPMGEACLRMDLTAIHEILDKAGYKDDEGIANELSFQMWTNQMQETLNSKKQGDAAFRAKDFATAIDCYTQFIDGGTMVSPTVYARRCLSYLMSDVPNQALADAMQALVVSPDWPTAFHLQAVSLFILGMENDAQESLREATNLEAKRNKT
- the LOC105174512 gene encoding probable serine/threonine-protein kinase BSK3 isoform X2, giving the protein MGARCSKFSFCWWHSHLKPTVLQSSDLENGEKNSFPNFREFSWEELKAATNGFSPENIVSEHGEKAPNVVYKGFLESEGWIAVKRFNKSAWPDSRQFLDEAKAVGNLRSERLANLVGCCFDGEERLLVAEFMPNETLAKHLFHWENQPMKWAMRLRVALYLAQALDYCSSRGRALYHDLNAYRVLFDQDGNPRLSCFGLMKNSRDGKSYSTNLAFTPPEYLRTGRVTAESVVYSFGTMLLDLLSGKHIPPSHALDLIRGKNFLMLMDSCLEGHFSNDDGTELVRLATRCLQYEARERPNAKSLVTSLMSLQKEIEVPSYVLLGIPQGNANGTQPLLLTPMGEACLRMDLTAIHEILDKAGYKDDEGIANEETLNSKKQGDAAFRAKDFATAIDCYTQFIDGGTMVSPTVYARRCLSYLMSDVPNQALADAMQALVVSPDWPTAFHLQAVSLFILGMENDAQESLREATNLEAKRNKT
- the LOC105174513 gene encoding mitochondrial import inner membrane translocase subunit TIM10, with the protein product MAAGNTPSAFEREQIIGMMEKEMEYRVEMFNKLTHTCFNKCIENKYKDSELNMGENSCIDRCVSKYWQVTNLVGQLLGNNRPPM